In one window of Borrelia anserina Es DNA:
- the rplV gene encoding 50S ribosomal protein L22 — MFVNRRYTARGKNLPSSPKKVRPIADNIRGKPYTEAVAILYSMPNKGAKLLGKVVKSAASNAMYHNRNLSEDMIVVKTVMVDDGRRRRSIWPRARGRADRLISRSCHIFVEVYEKTYGGE; from the coding sequence ATGTTTGTAAATAGAAGATATACTGCAAGAGGCAAAAATTTGCCATCTTCTCCAAAAAAGGTGAGACCTATAGCCGATAATATACGAGGCAAGCCTTATACTGAAGCTGTTGCAATACTTTATTCTATGCCTAACAAAGGTGCTAAGCTTTTAGGTAAAGTAGTTAAATCAGCAGCATCTAATGCTATGTATCATAATAGGAATCTTTCAGAAGATATGATCGTTGTAAAGACAGTCATGGTGGACGATGGAAGGAGACGTAGGAGTATCTGGCCTAGAGCTAGAGGTAGGGCAGATAGGCTTATTAGCAGAAGTTGTCATATTTTTGTTGAAGTTTATGAAAAGACGTATGGTGGAGAATAA
- the rpmD gene encoding 50S ribosomal protein L30 produces the protein MIKRKLRLQLKKVRFKASRSRIKNRAFARRMEKNREILAKSNITVKVELRRSLIGKLDSKVKTLKALGLKRIGDKKVHILNKSLQGMLSSVISMVLLSEVNND, from the coding sequence ATGATTAAGAGAAAATTGCGACTTCAGCTTAAAAAGGTTAGGTTTAAAGCTTCAAGGTCTAGGATTAAGAATAGGGCTTTTGCTAGAAGAATGGAAAAGAATAGGGAAATTCTTGCTAAGAGCAATATTACAGTTAAGGTTGAACTTAGGAGGAGTCTTATTGGAAAGTTAGACAGTAAGGTTAAGACATTGAAAGCCTTAGGTTTAAAGAGAATAGGAGATAAAAAAGTTCATATTTTAAACAAGTCTCTTCAAGGGATGCTTAGTAGTGTAATTAGCATGGTTTTATTAAGTGAGGTAAATAATGATTAA
- the rpsQ gene encoding 30S ribosomal protein S17, with protein MARENKKELIGKVVSDKMSKTIVVEVVQRKMHPIYHKYLKVSKRVKAHDEREESRLGDKVRIIEARPISKEKRWMLVEILEKLK; from the coding sequence ATGGCAAGAGAAAATAAGAAAGAATTAATTGGTAAAGTTGTTAGTGATAAGATGAGTAAAACAATAGTTGTTGAAGTTGTACAAAGAAAAATGCATCCTATTTATCATAAATACTTAAAAGTTAGCAAAAGAGTTAAAGCTCATGATGAAAGGGAGGAATCAAGACTTGGAGATAAGGTAAGGATTATTGAGGCCAGACCTATTAGTAAGGAAAAAAGATGGATGCTTGTTGAAATTTTGGAGAAGTTAAAATAA
- the secY gene encoding preprotein translocase subunit SecY, translating to MKGLVFNLLTIKDLRSKFLFTLFILFIFRVGSYLPIPGIDPVALRSYFKSQSDFSITNYFDFFSGGAFSNFSIFMLSIGPYISASIIVQLLIYSFPSLKKMQEGDNGRKKIKKYTKYLTIVASIAQGYATSLYAKSIPGAINMPFYRYIFISILTVTTGTFVLLWLGEQINQRGVGNGASLIIFSGIVVRLQAALFNLFQSMRDPSQNINPVFVILVLSVFVLVIILIIYEYKAQRRITIHYARANSRNTVSSYLPIKLNPSGVLPVIFASVLITLPLQILSGFAGTSVISRQILSYLRPNGFYYTLLNVILIIGFTYFYSKIQLSPKDISNNVRKNGGTIPGIKASDVEAYLDKIMNRTLFSGSIFLSIIAIIPFLVQNIFRFPYDVSRIMGSSSLLIMVGVALDTLIQIDAYLKTQGLSHGTSKKYAFLQKI from the coding sequence ATGAAAGGTTTGGTTTTTAATTTATTGACAATTAAAGATTTAAGGAGCAAGTTCTTATTTACTCTGTTTATTCTTTTTATTTTTAGAGTAGGATCTTACTTGCCGATACCAGGAATAGATCCTGTAGCTCTTAGGAGTTATTTTAAATCTCAGTCAGATTTTTCAATTACTAATTATTTTGATTTTTTTTCAGGTGGTGCTTTTAGTAATTTTTCCATATTTATGCTTAGCATAGGACCTTACATTTCAGCATCAATTATTGTTCAACTTCTTATTTATTCTTTTCCTTCTCTTAAGAAGATGCAGGAAGGTGATAATGGAAGAAAAAAAATAAAAAAATATACAAAGTATCTAACGATTGTTGCTTCAATAGCTCAAGGGTATGCTACGAGTCTTTATGCCAAGAGTATTCCTGGAGCAATTAATATGCCTTTTTATAGATATATTTTTATTTCTATTTTAACGGTTACAACGGGTACTTTTGTTCTTTTATGGCTTGGTGAACAAATTAATCAAAGAGGAGTTGGAAATGGTGCATCTTTGATAATTTTTTCAGGGATAGTAGTTAGACTTCAAGCTGCTTTATTTAATCTATTTCAAAGCATGAGAGATCCATCTCAAAATATTAATCCTGTCTTTGTAATATTAGTTTTGAGTGTTTTTGTTTTGGTTATAATATTGATCATATATGAGTATAAGGCACAAAGACGGATTACTATTCATTATGCTAGAGCAAACTCACGCAATACAGTTAGTTCATACCTACCAATTAAACTTAATCCATCAGGTGTTTTGCCTGTTATTTTTGCATCTGTGCTTATTACGTTGCCTTTGCAAATTTTGAGTGGATTTGCTGGGACTTCTGTTATTTCAAGACAGATTTTATCTTATTTAAGACCTAATGGATTTTATTATACTTTATTGAATGTGATTTTAATTATAGGTTTTACATATTTTTATTCAAAGATACAATTGAGTCCAAAAGATATAAGTAATAATGTTCGAAAAAATGGGGGAACTATTCCAGGTATAAAGGCGAGTGATGTGGAGGCTTATTTGGATAAAATAATGAACAGAACATTATTTTCAGGTTCTATTTTTTTGTCTATTATTGCAATTATTCCGTTTTTAGTGCAAAATATTTTTAGATTTCCTTATGATGTCTCAAGGATTATGGGTAGTTCTTCACTGCTTATTATGGTGGGTGTAGCTCTTGATACATTAATTCAGATTGATGCATATTTAAAGACTCAAGGATTGTCTCATGGAACTAGTAAAAAGTATGCTTTTTTACAGAAAATTTAG
- the rplX gene encoding 50S ribosomal protein L24, whose translation MNIKLKVGDNVKILCGKDRGKTGEILSIDRKKLKVVVKSCNMVKKVIKARTPQERGKITSKEAPMDISNVMLFSGGIASRLGIKFENNEKKRYLKKNGENF comes from the coding sequence ATGAATATAAAGTTGAAAGTAGGCGACAATGTAAAAATTCTTTGTGGCAAGGATAGAGGTAAGACAGGCGAAATTCTTAGTATAGATAGAAAAAAGCTTAAGGTTGTTGTTAAGTCTTGTAATATGGTCAAAAAAGTTATCAAGGCGAGAACTCCTCAGGAGAGAGGTAAGATAACCTCAAAGGAAGCACCTATGGATATTTCAAATGTAATGTTATTTTCAGGTGGTATAGCTTCAAGGCTGGGAATTAAATTTGAAAATAATGAAAAAAAGAGATACCTTAAAAAGAATGGGGAGAATTTTTAG
- the rplP gene encoding 50S ribosomal protein L16 encodes MLSPRKVKYRKKQRGRLSGEAQKGNKISFGEYGLVSLETYFITARQIEAARVAMTRRVKRGGKVWIRIFPDVPYTKKPAETRMGKGKGGVDHWNAPVKLGTVMFEMAGVSRELAESAMMLASSKLPVKTTFVVRRDLR; translated from the coding sequence ATGTTAAGTCCGAGAAAGGTTAAGTATAGAAAGAAACAGAGGGGAAGACTTTCTGGGGAGGCTCAAAAAGGTAACAAAATATCTTTTGGAGAATATGGGCTTGTTTCTCTTGAGACATATTTTATTACTGCGAGGCAAATTGAAGCAGCTCGTGTTGCTATGACTCGTAGAGTTAAAAGGGGAGGTAAGGTTTGGATCAGGATATTTCCAGATGTGCCCTATACCAAAAAGCCAGCTGAAACGAGAATGGGTAAAGGTAAGGGAGGGGTTGATCATTGGAATGCTCCTGTTAAGCTTGGAACTGTTATGTTTGAGATGGCTGGGGTATCTAGAGAGCTCGCTGAATCAGCTATGATGCTTGCAAGTTCTAAACTTCCGGTTAAGACTACTTTTGTAGTAAGGCGAGATTTGAGGTGA
- a CDS encoding type Z 30S ribosomal protein S14, with protein sequence MAKKSMIVKALRKPKYKTRQKNRCKLCGRPKGYMRDFGMCRICFRNHASAGLIPGVSKSSW encoded by the coding sequence ATGGCTAAAAAATCAATGATAGTTAAGGCCTTACGAAAGCCAAAATATAAAACAAGACAAAAAAATCGATGTAAATTGTGTGGGCGTCCAAAGGGGTATATGAGAGATTTTGGTATGTGTCGTATATGCTTTAGGAATCATGCATCTGCAGGATTAATTCCTGGTGTCTCAAAATCAAGCTGGTAA
- the rpsH gene encoding 30S ribosomal protein S8, which yields MAVTHSVGDMLTKIRNASRVKHESVDLKMSKINKSILNILKEEGYIKNYSIFDKKGISYIRAILNYDKNRNPAINKIDAISTPGRKVYSSYKNMPRIKNGYGILIVSSSKGVITGKQARDSKVGGELICSVW from the coding sequence ATGGCTGTTACACATTCAGTGGGAGATATGTTAACTAAGATAAGAAATGCAAGTAGGGTTAAGCATGAGTCTGTGGACTTAAAGATGTCTAAAATAAATAAGTCTATCTTAAATATTCTCAAGGAAGAAGGATATATTAAAAATTATAGCATCTTTGATAAAAAAGGCATTTCTTATATTCGGGCAATACTAAATTATGATAAAAATAGGAATCCGGCTATAAATAAAATAGATGCCATTTCAACTCCTGGTAGAAAAGTTTATTCTTCATATAAAAATATGCCAAGAATAAAAAATGGGTATGGCATATTGATAGTGTCTTCTTCAAAGGGTGTTATCACTGGCAAGCAAGCCAGAGATAGTAAAGTAGGTGGTGAGCTAATTTGCTCAGTTTGGTAA
- the rplE gene encoding 50S ribosomal protein L5 has protein sequence MSYIPELKRHYKDKIVKEFVSEFQYKSIMQVPKVEKVVVSMGVGDAVKNKKLLDSAVFELSQITGQRAVKTKAKKAIAGFKIRQGQEIGAKVTLRGNIMYEFLYKLINLALPRVKDFRGLDGNAFDGNGNYSFGIAEQIIFSEIDYDKIERISGLNITIVTTALNDKEGKALLSKLGMPFSS, from the coding sequence ATGAGTTATATTCCTGAGTTAAAGAGGCATTATAAAGATAAGATTGTAAAAGAGTTTGTTAGTGAATTTCAATATAAATCTATTATGCAGGTTCCAAAGGTAGAGAAAGTTGTTGTTTCTATGGGAGTGGGTGATGCTGTTAAGAATAAGAAGCTTTTAGATTCAGCTGTTTTTGAGCTTAGTCAAATTACTGGACAACGGGCTGTAAAGACAAAAGCTAAGAAAGCTATTGCTGGATTTAAGATTAGGCAAGGTCAAGAGATAGGGGCTAAGGTTACGCTTCGAGGGAATATTATGTATGAGTTTTTATATAAACTTATTAATTTGGCATTGCCTCGTGTTAAGGATTTTAGAGGTTTAGATGGTAATGCTTTTGATGGTAATGGCAATTACTCTTTTGGAATAGCAGAGCAAATAATATTTTCTGAGATTGATTATGATAAGATAGAAAGGATATCTGGCTTGAATATTACGATAGTGACTACGGCTTTAAATGACAAAGAGGGTAAAGCTTTGCTTTCTAAGTTAGGTATGCCATTTAGTAGTTAG
- the rplO gene encoding 50S ribosomal protein L15: MINLKRPLGANKSRKIVGRGPGSGLGKTSGRGQKGQKARNSSPRVGFEGGQTPLYRRLPRRGFSNHRYKVRYEIVRLGDIDKKFETGDLVNYSTLLQKGLVGKNKKNIKILANGELTKKVNLEVSSISKSAEELATKIGCSIKLI; encoded by the coding sequence ATGATTAATCTAAAGAGGCCTTTGGGTGCTAATAAGTCTAGAAAAATTGTTGGTAGGGGTCCAGGTTCTGGACTTGGGAAAACCTCTGGACGAGGACAAAAGGGGCAGAAAGCTAGAAATAGTTCGCCAAGGGTTGGTTTTGAAGGAGGACAAACTCCTCTTTATAGAAGACTTCCAAGGCGAGGTTTTTCTAATCATCGTTATAAGGTAAGATACGAAATTGTGAGACTTGGAGATATAGATAAAAAATTTGAAACTGGAGACTTAGTAAATTATAGTACTTTGTTACAAAAAGGACTTGTAGGTAAAAACAAGAAGAATATTAAAATTTTGGCTAATGGTGAACTTACTAAAAAGGTTAATCTTGAAGTTTCTAGCATTTCAAAATCTGCTGAAGAATTGGCAACAAAAATTGGCTGTAGTATTAAATTGATTTAA
- the rpmC gene encoding 50S ribosomal protein L29, protein MLKKFKDLTFEDIKAKKLALKKEYMDLRFKAVVGHVENPLKKRELRRDIARLNMIIHEYEIGIRKV, encoded by the coding sequence ATGTTAAAAAAATTTAAGGATCTTACTTTTGAGGATATAAAAGCTAAGAAATTGGCTTTAAAAAAGGAATATATGGACTTAAGATTTAAGGCTGTAGTTGGTCATGTTGAAAATCCTTTGAAAAAAAGAGAGTTAAGGCGGGATATTGCAAGGCTTAATATGATAATTCATGAATATGAAATAGGTATTAGGAAGGTTTAG
- the rplR gene encoding 50S ribosomal protein L18 has protein sequence MKRIEEAEKRNIKRKKRIRSRIGFGIAERPRVTVFKSNKYFYAQVIDDVAGHTLASVSTIERDLKLNKNVEDVRKLGEVLARRLKDKNISKLIFDRNGYKYYGLIASFATSLREAGIDV, from the coding sequence ATGAAAAGAATAGAAGAAGCTGAAAAAAGAAATATAAAGCGAAAAAAAAGGATAAGAAGTAGGATTGGATTTGGTATTGCGGAGAGACCGAGGGTTACAGTTTTTAAGTCTAATAAATATTTTTATGCTCAAGTCATTGATGATGTAGCAGGTCATACTCTTGCAAGTGTCTCTACTATTGAAAGGGATCTTAAATTGAATAAAAATGTTGAAGATGTAAGGAAACTTGGTGAGGTTCTTGCAAGGAGGCTTAAAGATAAAAATATAAGTAAACTTATTTTTGATAGAAATGGTTATAAGTATTACGGTCTTATTGCAAGTTTTGCAACTTCCTTGCGTGAAGCCGGAATTGATGTTTAG
- the rplF gene encoding 50S ribosomal protein L6, whose translation MSRIGKLPIKIVDSVKVDIKDNVISVEGKRGKLSQEINSSIQVKIENSNIIIERSFDDKQTRAFHGLYRSLIFNMVKGVSDGFSKSLIISGIGYRVEQQGKSLFFNLGYSTQFEYVIPEGINIQLDGNTKISVEGIDKCRVGQVAAEIRSLKVPEPYKGKGIKYDNEVSRRKIGKSGVKK comes from the coding sequence ATGTCACGTATTGGTAAACTTCCTATAAAGATAGTTGATTCTGTGAAAGTTGATATTAAAGATAACGTAATATCAGTTGAAGGTAAGAGGGGTAAATTGAGCCAAGAAATAAATAGTAGTATTCAGGTTAAGATTGAGAATAGCAATATTATTATTGAGCGTTCTTTTGACGACAAACAGACAAGAGCTTTCCATGGGCTTTATAGAAGTTTGATTTTTAATATGGTTAAAGGAGTGTCTGATGGGTTCTCAAAATCTCTTATTATTAGTGGTATAGGATATAGGGTTGAACAACAAGGAAAGAGTCTTTTTTTTAATTTAGGATATTCAACTCAATTTGAGTATGTAATTCCGGAAGGAATTAATATTCAACTTGATGGTAATACTAAAATTTCTGTTGAGGGTATAGATAAGTGTAGAGTTGGGCAGGTGGCTGCTGAGATTAGAAGTTTGAAGGTTCCAGAACCATATAAAGGTAAAGGAATTAAATATGATAATGAAGTAAGCAGAAGAAAAATAGGAAAATCAGGAGTAAAAAAATAG
- the rpsS gene encoding 30S ribosomal protein S19, with protein sequence MARSIKKGPFIEKSLYQKVLASSGKERKIVIKTYSRASTIIPEMVSLTISVYNGKSFIPVYISEDLVGHKLGEFSPTRIFRGHAKSDKKGRK encoded by the coding sequence GTGGCAAGATCTATTAAAAAAGGACCTTTTATAGAAAAAAGTCTTTATCAAAAAGTTTTAGCTTCTTCTGGTAAAGAGAGAAAGATAGTGATCAAGACTTATTCTAGAGCCTCAACAATAATTCCTGAAATGGTAAGTCTTACTATATCTGTTTACAATGGGAAATCTTTTATTCCTGTGTATATTAGTGAAGATCTTGTTGGGCATAAACTTGGAGAATTTTCGCCTACAAGAATTTTTAGAGGTCATGCTAAATCAGATAAGAAGGGAAGGAAGTAA
- the rpsE gene encoding 30S ribosomal protein S5, with product MESQVHKKQVEKLISLNRVTKVIKGGRRFSFSAFMVVGDGEGQVGWGFGKANDASDAIKKSLTNARKNLKFIPVRKGTLPHMVVGDFKKAKVLIKPATQGTGIIAGGPVRAVMEALGVHDILSKSLGSNNSMNVVKATFKAFDLVLDAKKVADIRGKTLRALWS from the coding sequence GTGGAATCTCAAGTTCATAAAAAGCAAGTAGAGAAATTAATATCATTAAATAGAGTTACTAAGGTTATAAAGGGTGGAAGAAGGTTTTCTTTTTCTGCTTTTATGGTTGTTGGTGATGGTGAAGGTCAAGTTGGTTGGGGATTTGGTAAGGCCAATGATGCTAGTGATGCAATAAAGAAGAGTTTAACGAATGCCAGGAAAAATTTAAAGTTTATTCCTGTTAGGAAAGGAACTCTTCCTCATATGGTTGTTGGAGATTTTAAGAAAGCTAAGGTTTTGATCAAGCCAGCTACTCAAGGTACTGGTATTATTGCAGGGGGACCTGTTCGTGCTGTCATGGAGGCGTTGGGAGTTCATGATATTTTAAGTAAATCTCTTGGTTCAAATAATTCTATGAATGTAGTAAAGGCAACTTTTAAAGCATTTGACTTGGTTTTAGATGCTAAAAAGGTAGCGGATATAAGAGGTAAAACTTTAAGGGCTTTATGGAGTTAG
- the rpmJ gene encoding 50S ribosomal protein L36 encodes MKVRASVKPICEKCKVIKRKGVLRIICDNLKHKQRQK; translated from the coding sequence ATGAAAGTTAGGGCAAGTGTAAAACCAATTTGTGAAAAATGTAAAGTAATAAAAAGAAAAGGTGTTTTAAGAATTATTTGTGATAATCTTAAACACAAGCAAAGACAAAAATGA
- the rplN gene encoding 50S ribosomal protein L14, with amino-acid sequence MIQMQTYLTVSDNTGGKIAQCIKVLGGSKKRYAKVGDIIVVAVKQAIPNSPVKKGDVHKAVVIRTSKEIRRKNGTYVRFDDNACVILDANLNPRGKRVFGPVARELREANFMKVVSLASEVI; translated from the coding sequence ATGATACAGATGCAAACATATTTAACAGTTTCTGACAATACAGGCGGTAAGATAGCACAGTGCATAAAGGTTCTTGGTGGGAGTAAAAAACGATATGCTAAGGTTGGGGATATAATAGTTGTTGCTGTCAAGCAAGCAATTCCTAATTCACCTGTTAAGAAGGGAGATGTACATAAAGCTGTGGTTATTAGAACATCAAAAGAGATAAGACGTAAGAATGGTACTTATGTTAGGTTTGATGATAATGCATGTGTTATACTTGATGCTAATTTAAATCCAAGAGGTAAGAGGGTTTTTGGACCTGTTGCAAGGGAGTTAAGGGAGGCTAACTTTATGAAAGTTGTTTCGTTAGCTTCAGAGGTAATATGA